A single Struthio camelus isolate bStrCam1 chromosome 8, bStrCam1.hap1, whole genome shotgun sequence DNA region contains:
- the SCYL3 gene encoding protein-associating with the carboxyl-terminal domain of ezrin isoform X2 has product MLLFLKACLSSRRNLFNSLTLQVMGSENSALKSYALEEPPFTLPTGHTIYPAVLQDGKLASVFVYKRENEDTVNKAAKHLKTLRHPCLLRFLSCTVEANGIHLVTERVKPLETVLDTLSSAEICAGIYDVLLALIFLHDRGNLTHNNVCLSSVFVSEDGHWKLGGMETVCNFHEATPEFLCHVKSVRDQSCIPCEEISADFKILPNSHGYARDAYAFGMMVENLLTVLNDQVSADILSSFQQTLHRTLLNPDPKCRPPLSSLLSHEFFRNDFLEVVNFLKTLTLKSEEEKTEFFKFLLDRVACLSEELIASRLVPLLLNQLVFAEPVAVKSFLPHLLGPKKEQIGESQTNCLLSPALFQTHVIPVLLKLFEVHEEHVRMVLLSHIHAYAELFSREELKNIILPQVLLGLRDTSDSIVAITLHSLAVLVSLLGPEVVIGGERTKIFKSSAPSFMKTADLSPEDSPTHVVSNRRNPASRPLKNTSSLFPISGNVPVKKHSVQQDNPLSLKTGQQDTQLPLNGVPGSINTLGNSRSSLTASEKPAEEWPDWSESEETDTEKTVNIQIQPRESEGRTGPYFTEHDVDEKPWDDFEPSSPSPELSSGTCLTVTQADAVQMQRPLPGIHPLSKEFKSLKLSSPPKSCPGSSWSNDKWDHQEQLGETFQERSKSSSESGLGEEFTIQVRRKPVQDPELDWFADMIPDIKPSSAILILPEVRTDAVVPSLSGAVFSREGASQNMLFSSKFAAIDVTEAEATGWGEEEELNWEDDTNW; this is encoded by the exons ATGCTGCTGTTTCTCAAG GCCTGTTTGTCATCGAGAAGGAACCTCTTCAACAGTCTaactctgcaagtgatgggctcGGAGAATAGTGCTTTAAAGAGCTACGCACTAGAAGAACCACCATTTACGCTGCCAACTGGACACACTATCTACCCCGCTGTGCTGCAAGATGGCAAACTTGCTTCAGTCTTTGTGTACAAGAGAGAGAATGAAGATACAGTTAATAAAGCTGCCAAG cacctGAAAACCTTGCGCCACCCTTGCCTTCTGCGCTTCCTTTCCTGTACTGTGGAAGCAAATGGGATCCACCTGGTTACAGAACGAGTGAAAcctttggagacggtcctggacACACTCTCTTCTGCAGAGATCTGTGCAGGGATCTACGATGTGTTGCTGGCTCTCATCTTCCTCCATGACAGG ggAAACTTAACACATAACAATGTCTGTTTATCATCTGTCTTTGTAAGTGAGGATGGGCACTGGAAACTGGGAGGAATGGAAACAGTCTGCAACTTTCATGAAGCCACTCCAGAG TTCCTCTGTCATGTGAAGTCTGTGCGAGACCAGTCGTGCATCCCTTGTGAAGAGATA TCTGCAGATTTCAAAATTCTGCCCAACAGCCATGGGTATGCACGAGATGCCTACGCGTTTGGAATGATGGTTGAAAATCTCCTGACTGTCCTAAATGATCAGG TTTCAGCAGATATTCTCTCCAGCTTTCAGCAAACATTGCACCGTACACTGCTGAATCCAGATCCAAAGTGTCGTCCACCACTGTCAAGCTTACTGTCTCATGAGTTCTTCAG GAATGACTTTCTGGAAGTTGTGAACTTTCTGAAGACCTTAACACTAaagtctgaggaggaaaaaactgaATTTTTCAA ATTCCTGCTGGACAGAGTGGCCTGCTTATCAGAGGAGCTGATAGCATCACGGCTGGTGCCTCTCTTGCTCAATCAGCTTGTGTTTGCTGAACCTGTAGCTGTCAAGAGTTTTCTTCCTCATCTGCTGGGTCCAAAGAAAG AGCAAATTGGAGAAAGCCAAACCAACTGCCTCCTGTCACCAGCCTTGTTCCAGACTCACGTGATCCCTGTGCTGCTGAAACTATTTGAGGTTCATGAAGAGCATGTTCGAATGGTGTTGCTGTCTCACATTCATGCCTATGCAGAACTGTTCTCTCGGGAAGAATTGAAAAACATCATATTGCCACAG GTATTGCTGGGCCTTCGAGATACCAGTGACTCTATTGTTGCAATAACACTGCACAGCTTAGCAGTTCTCGTCTCCCTGCTTGGACCTGAAGTAGTTATAGGTGGTGAAAGaactaagattttcaaaagctctgcACCAAGTTTCATGAAAACTGCTGATCTCTCTCCAGAAG ACTCCCCCACTCATGTTGTAAGCAATCGGAGAAATCCAGCTTCTCGGCCCTTGAAGAATACTTCTAGTTTGTTCCCCATCTCTGGAAATGTACCTGTCAAGAAACATTCCGTGCAACAAGACAATCCACTGTCTTTAAAGACAG GTCAGCAAGACACTCAGCTCCCCCTGAATGGAGTTCCTGGAAGCATTAACACACTAGGGAACAGCAGGAGCTCTTTGACTGCCTCTGAAAAGCCAGCAGAGGAGTGGCCAGACTGGAGCGAGTCAGAGGAGACAGACACGGAGAAAACTGTGAACATCCAAATTCAGCCCCGAGAGTCAGAGGGCAGAACAGGACCTTACTTCACTGAGCATGATGTTGATGAGAAGCCGTGGGATGACTTTGAACCTAGCAGCCCTAGTCCTGAGCTGTCCTCAGGAACCTGCCTCACTGTGACACAAGCTGATGCAGTTCAAATGCAGAGGCCTCTGCCAGGGATCCATCCACTGAGCAAAGAATTTAAAAGCCTCAAACTGAGTTCTCCCCCAAAGTCCTGCCCTGGGAGTAGCTGGAGCAATGACAAGTGGGACCACCAGGAACAACTGGGAGAAACTTTTCAGGAAAGGTCAAAGTCTTCATCAGAGTCTGGCCTAGGAGAAGAGTTCACTATCCAAGTGAGGCGAAAACCAGTGCAAGACCCTGAGCTGGACTGGTTTGCTGACATGATCCCAGACATTAAACCATCTTCAGCAATCTTGATTTTACCTGAAGTGAGGACAGACGCAGTTGTTCCCAGTCTCTCTGGTGCAGTATTCAGCAGAGAAGGTGCCTCCCAGAATATGCTGTTTTCATCCAAATTTGCAGCAATTGATGTTACTGAG GCTGAAGCCACAGGCTGGGGTGAAGAAGAAGAGTTGAACTGGGAAGATGATACTAACTGGTAA
- the SCYL3 gene encoding protein-associating with the carboxyl-terminal domain of ezrin isoform X3 yields the protein MGSENSALKSYALEEPPFTLPTGHTIYPAVLQDGKLASVFVYKRENEDTVNKAAKHLKTLRHPCLLRFLSCTVEANGIHLVTERVKPLETVLDTLSSAEICAGIYDVLLALIFLHDRGNLTHNNVCLSSVFVSEDGHWKLGGMETVCNFHEATPEFLCHVKSVRDQSCIPCEEISADFKILPNSHGYARDAYAFGMMVENLLTVLNDQVSADILSSFQQTLHRTLLNPDPKCRPPLSSLLSHEFFRNDFLEVVNFLKTLTLKSEEEKTEFFKFLLDRVACLSEELIASRLVPLLLNQLVFAEPVAVKSFLPHLLGPKKEQIGESQTNCLLSPALFQTHVIPVLLKLFEVHEEHVRMVLLSHIHAYAELFSREELKNIILPQVLLGLRDTSDSIVAITLHSLAVLVSLLGPEVVIGGERTKIFKSSAPSFMKTADLSPEDSPTHVVSNRRNPASRPLKNTSSLFPISGNVPVKKHSVQQDNPLSLKTGQQDTQLPLNGVPGSINTLGNSRSSLTASEKPAEEWPDWSESEETDTEKTVNIQIQPRESEGRTGPYFTEHDVDEKPWDDFEPSSPSPELSSGTCLTVTQADAVQMQRPLPGIHPLSKEFKSLKLSSPPKSCPGSSWSNDKWDHQEQLGETFQERSKSSSESGLGEEFTIQVRRKPVQDPELDWFADMIPDIKPSSAILILPEVRTDAVVPSLSGAVFSREGASQNMLFSSKFAAIDVTEAEATGWGEEEELNWEDDTNW from the exons atgggctcGGAGAATAGTGCTTTAAAGAGCTACGCACTAGAAGAACCACCATTTACGCTGCCAACTGGACACACTATCTACCCCGCTGTGCTGCAAGATGGCAAACTTGCTTCAGTCTTTGTGTACAAGAGAGAGAATGAAGATACAGTTAATAAAGCTGCCAAG cacctGAAAACCTTGCGCCACCCTTGCCTTCTGCGCTTCCTTTCCTGTACTGTGGAAGCAAATGGGATCCACCTGGTTACAGAACGAGTGAAAcctttggagacggtcctggacACACTCTCTTCTGCAGAGATCTGTGCAGGGATCTACGATGTGTTGCTGGCTCTCATCTTCCTCCATGACAGG ggAAACTTAACACATAACAATGTCTGTTTATCATCTGTCTTTGTAAGTGAGGATGGGCACTGGAAACTGGGAGGAATGGAAACAGTCTGCAACTTTCATGAAGCCACTCCAGAG TTCCTCTGTCATGTGAAGTCTGTGCGAGACCAGTCGTGCATCCCTTGTGAAGAGATA TCTGCAGATTTCAAAATTCTGCCCAACAGCCATGGGTATGCACGAGATGCCTACGCGTTTGGAATGATGGTTGAAAATCTCCTGACTGTCCTAAATGATCAGG TTTCAGCAGATATTCTCTCCAGCTTTCAGCAAACATTGCACCGTACACTGCTGAATCCAGATCCAAAGTGTCGTCCACCACTGTCAAGCTTACTGTCTCATGAGTTCTTCAG GAATGACTTTCTGGAAGTTGTGAACTTTCTGAAGACCTTAACACTAaagtctgaggaggaaaaaactgaATTTTTCAA ATTCCTGCTGGACAGAGTGGCCTGCTTATCAGAGGAGCTGATAGCATCACGGCTGGTGCCTCTCTTGCTCAATCAGCTTGTGTTTGCTGAACCTGTAGCTGTCAAGAGTTTTCTTCCTCATCTGCTGGGTCCAAAGAAAG AGCAAATTGGAGAAAGCCAAACCAACTGCCTCCTGTCACCAGCCTTGTTCCAGACTCACGTGATCCCTGTGCTGCTGAAACTATTTGAGGTTCATGAAGAGCATGTTCGAATGGTGTTGCTGTCTCACATTCATGCCTATGCAGAACTGTTCTCTCGGGAAGAATTGAAAAACATCATATTGCCACAG GTATTGCTGGGCCTTCGAGATACCAGTGACTCTATTGTTGCAATAACACTGCACAGCTTAGCAGTTCTCGTCTCCCTGCTTGGACCTGAAGTAGTTATAGGTGGTGAAAGaactaagattttcaaaagctctgcACCAAGTTTCATGAAAACTGCTGATCTCTCTCCAGAAG ACTCCCCCACTCATGTTGTAAGCAATCGGAGAAATCCAGCTTCTCGGCCCTTGAAGAATACTTCTAGTTTGTTCCCCATCTCTGGAAATGTACCTGTCAAGAAACATTCCGTGCAACAAGACAATCCACTGTCTTTAAAGACAG GTCAGCAAGACACTCAGCTCCCCCTGAATGGAGTTCCTGGAAGCATTAACACACTAGGGAACAGCAGGAGCTCTTTGACTGCCTCTGAAAAGCCAGCAGAGGAGTGGCCAGACTGGAGCGAGTCAGAGGAGACAGACACGGAGAAAACTGTGAACATCCAAATTCAGCCCCGAGAGTCAGAGGGCAGAACAGGACCTTACTTCACTGAGCATGATGTTGATGAGAAGCCGTGGGATGACTTTGAACCTAGCAGCCCTAGTCCTGAGCTGTCCTCAGGAACCTGCCTCACTGTGACACAAGCTGATGCAGTTCAAATGCAGAGGCCTCTGCCAGGGATCCATCCACTGAGCAAAGAATTTAAAAGCCTCAAACTGAGTTCTCCCCCAAAGTCCTGCCCTGGGAGTAGCTGGAGCAATGACAAGTGGGACCACCAGGAACAACTGGGAGAAACTTTTCAGGAAAGGTCAAAGTCTTCATCAGAGTCTGGCCTAGGAGAAGAGTTCACTATCCAAGTGAGGCGAAAACCAGTGCAAGACCCTGAGCTGGACTGGTTTGCTGACATGATCCCAGACATTAAACCATCTTCAGCAATCTTGATTTTACCTGAAGTGAGGACAGACGCAGTTGTTCCCAGTCTCTCTGGTGCAGTATTCAGCAGAGAAGGTGCCTCCCAGAATATGCTGTTTTCATCCAAATTTGCAGCAATTGATGTTACTGAG GCTGAAGCCACAGGCTGGGGTGAAGAAGAAGAGTTGAACTGGGAAGATGATACTAACTGGTAA
- the SCYL3 gene encoding protein-associating with the carboxyl-terminal domain of ezrin isoform X1, with the protein MLLEEGMAWQESSCRLSPVLSGAAVPLQQGSVGCGWTVLRQNCSPPLASGTLEQACLSSRRNLFNSLTLQVMGSENSALKSYALEEPPFTLPTGHTIYPAVLQDGKLASVFVYKRENEDTVNKAAKHLKTLRHPCLLRFLSCTVEANGIHLVTERVKPLETVLDTLSSAEICAGIYDVLLALIFLHDRGNLTHNNVCLSSVFVSEDGHWKLGGMETVCNFHEATPEFLCHVKSVRDQSCIPCEEISADFKILPNSHGYARDAYAFGMMVENLLTVLNDQVSADILSSFQQTLHRTLLNPDPKCRPPLSSLLSHEFFRNDFLEVVNFLKTLTLKSEEEKTEFFKFLLDRVACLSEELIASRLVPLLLNQLVFAEPVAVKSFLPHLLGPKKEQIGESQTNCLLSPALFQTHVIPVLLKLFEVHEEHVRMVLLSHIHAYAELFSREELKNIILPQVLLGLRDTSDSIVAITLHSLAVLVSLLGPEVVIGGERTKIFKSSAPSFMKTADLSPEDSPTHVVSNRRNPASRPLKNTSSLFPISGNVPVKKHSVQQDNPLSLKTGQQDTQLPLNGVPGSINTLGNSRSSLTASEKPAEEWPDWSESEETDTEKTVNIQIQPRESEGRTGPYFTEHDVDEKPWDDFEPSSPSPELSSGTCLTVTQADAVQMQRPLPGIHPLSKEFKSLKLSSPPKSCPGSSWSNDKWDHQEQLGETFQERSKSSSESGLGEEFTIQVRRKPVQDPELDWFADMIPDIKPSSAILILPEVRTDAVVPSLSGAVFSREGASQNMLFSSKFAAIDVTEAEATGWGEEEELNWEDDTNW; encoded by the exons ATGCTGTTGGAGGAGGGTATGGCTTGGCAGGAGAGCTCTTGTAGGTTGAGTCCGGTGCTTTCTGGAGCTGCTGTGCCACTGCAGCAGGGGTCTGTGGGATGCGGCTGGACAGTGCTCAGGCAAAACTGCTCTCCACCACTTGCCTCGGGTACCCTGGAACAG GCCTGTTTGTCATCGAGAAGGAACCTCTTCAACAGTCTaactctgcaagtgatgggctcGGAGAATAGTGCTTTAAAGAGCTACGCACTAGAAGAACCACCATTTACGCTGCCAACTGGACACACTATCTACCCCGCTGTGCTGCAAGATGGCAAACTTGCTTCAGTCTTTGTGTACAAGAGAGAGAATGAAGATACAGTTAATAAAGCTGCCAAG cacctGAAAACCTTGCGCCACCCTTGCCTTCTGCGCTTCCTTTCCTGTACTGTGGAAGCAAATGGGATCCACCTGGTTACAGAACGAGTGAAAcctttggagacggtcctggacACACTCTCTTCTGCAGAGATCTGTGCAGGGATCTACGATGTGTTGCTGGCTCTCATCTTCCTCCATGACAGG ggAAACTTAACACATAACAATGTCTGTTTATCATCTGTCTTTGTAAGTGAGGATGGGCACTGGAAACTGGGAGGAATGGAAACAGTCTGCAACTTTCATGAAGCCACTCCAGAG TTCCTCTGTCATGTGAAGTCTGTGCGAGACCAGTCGTGCATCCCTTGTGAAGAGATA TCTGCAGATTTCAAAATTCTGCCCAACAGCCATGGGTATGCACGAGATGCCTACGCGTTTGGAATGATGGTTGAAAATCTCCTGACTGTCCTAAATGATCAGG TTTCAGCAGATATTCTCTCCAGCTTTCAGCAAACATTGCACCGTACACTGCTGAATCCAGATCCAAAGTGTCGTCCACCACTGTCAAGCTTACTGTCTCATGAGTTCTTCAG GAATGACTTTCTGGAAGTTGTGAACTTTCTGAAGACCTTAACACTAaagtctgaggaggaaaaaactgaATTTTTCAA ATTCCTGCTGGACAGAGTGGCCTGCTTATCAGAGGAGCTGATAGCATCACGGCTGGTGCCTCTCTTGCTCAATCAGCTTGTGTTTGCTGAACCTGTAGCTGTCAAGAGTTTTCTTCCTCATCTGCTGGGTCCAAAGAAAG AGCAAATTGGAGAAAGCCAAACCAACTGCCTCCTGTCACCAGCCTTGTTCCAGACTCACGTGATCCCTGTGCTGCTGAAACTATTTGAGGTTCATGAAGAGCATGTTCGAATGGTGTTGCTGTCTCACATTCATGCCTATGCAGAACTGTTCTCTCGGGAAGAATTGAAAAACATCATATTGCCACAG GTATTGCTGGGCCTTCGAGATACCAGTGACTCTATTGTTGCAATAACACTGCACAGCTTAGCAGTTCTCGTCTCCCTGCTTGGACCTGAAGTAGTTATAGGTGGTGAAAGaactaagattttcaaaagctctgcACCAAGTTTCATGAAAACTGCTGATCTCTCTCCAGAAG ACTCCCCCACTCATGTTGTAAGCAATCGGAGAAATCCAGCTTCTCGGCCCTTGAAGAATACTTCTAGTTTGTTCCCCATCTCTGGAAATGTACCTGTCAAGAAACATTCCGTGCAACAAGACAATCCACTGTCTTTAAAGACAG GTCAGCAAGACACTCAGCTCCCCCTGAATGGAGTTCCTGGAAGCATTAACACACTAGGGAACAGCAGGAGCTCTTTGACTGCCTCTGAAAAGCCAGCAGAGGAGTGGCCAGACTGGAGCGAGTCAGAGGAGACAGACACGGAGAAAACTGTGAACATCCAAATTCAGCCCCGAGAGTCAGAGGGCAGAACAGGACCTTACTTCACTGAGCATGATGTTGATGAGAAGCCGTGGGATGACTTTGAACCTAGCAGCCCTAGTCCTGAGCTGTCCTCAGGAACCTGCCTCACTGTGACACAAGCTGATGCAGTTCAAATGCAGAGGCCTCTGCCAGGGATCCATCCACTGAGCAAAGAATTTAAAAGCCTCAAACTGAGTTCTCCCCCAAAGTCCTGCCCTGGGAGTAGCTGGAGCAATGACAAGTGGGACCACCAGGAACAACTGGGAGAAACTTTTCAGGAAAGGTCAAAGTCTTCATCAGAGTCTGGCCTAGGAGAAGAGTTCACTATCCAAGTGAGGCGAAAACCAGTGCAAGACCCTGAGCTGGACTGGTTTGCTGACATGATCCCAGACATTAAACCATCTTCAGCAATCTTGATTTTACCTGAAGTGAGGACAGACGCAGTTGTTCCCAGTCTCTCTGGTGCAGTATTCAGCAGAGAAGGTGCCTCCCAGAATATGCTGTTTTCATCCAAATTTGCAGCAATTGATGTTACTGAG GCTGAAGCCACAGGCTGGGGTGAAGAAGAAGAGTTGAACTGGGAAGATGATACTAACTGGTAA